GCGGAAAGCAGTGTCTGGGTCACCCCTCCAGCCTAGCCGGGTCCGGGCAATGCCAGGAAAGGCTGCTCCCGCGGGGCTAGGAGGCCTTGCGGGCCACCGGGGAGAGCAGGAAGCTGACCACCAGCATCACCATGACGGCCAGCAGCGAGTGCAGGATGCCCACGTGCTCGGCCAGCAGGCCGAGCAGCGGCGGCCCGCAGAGGAATGCCCCGTAGCCGATGGTGGACACCACCGAGACGCGTGCGGCGGCCTTGACCGGGTCGTCGGCGGCCGCGGACATGCCGACCGGGAAGCCCAGCGAGGCGCCGAGACCCCAGATGGCCAGGGCGACGTAGGCCAGCCAGGGAACGGGTGCGAAAACGAACAGGCCCAGTCCCGCCACGGCCAGCGCCGCGCACCAGCGCATCACCGGGACCCGGCCAAAGCGGTCCAGCGCCAGGGTGCCGGCAAAGCGGCCCACGGTCATGAAGGTGACGAAGAGGCCGTAACCGGCAGCTCCGGCGGCGTCGGACTGGCCGTGGCCGTCGGCCAGGGCGAGTGCCACCCAGTCCCCGGCTGCGCCCTCGGCGAGGGCCAGCCCCAGTACCAGGACGCCCAGCAGCAGGGTCCGGCGGTCCCGCCAGGCCTGCGCGATCTGCCGCTTGTTGTCCAGCGGTACTTCCTGGCCCTGCGTGGCCTGGCTGATGATCGGCAGCGGGCCCGTGGAGGGATCCTCGAAGGTGTCGGTCCGGGCCGGGGTGAAGGCCTTTTCCTCCACCGGGGTGACGTCGGCACGGAACCAGCCGGCGGCCGTGGCCACGGAGGCGGCGACCAGCAGGCCCACGGCGCCCAGGTGCCAGAAGACCGGCACTCCGGCACCGGCCGCCCACGCGCCCGCTCCCGCACCGGCGACGGTGCCGAGGCTGAAGGCACCGTGCAGCCGCGGCATGATGTGGCGGCGCACCGCGCGCTCGACGGCGGCGCCCTCCACGTTGGAGGCGGTGTTCCAGCTGGCCGTGCCGAGGCCCACCACCACGAGTCCGGCTGCGACCGCCAGCGGGTTGACCAGGACGGAGGTGCCGAACCCTGCGACCACCAGGCCGACGCCCACCATGATGCTGCCGATCCGGATGGTCTGCTTGGAGCCGAAGCGCAGCACGATCAGTCCGGACGCGGACACCGAGACAAAGGAGCCCAGCGTCATGCACAGCAGCAGCAGGCCGACGTTCCCGGGCGTGAGGTCGAGCCCGTCACGAATGGCCGGCAGCCGCGACACCCAACTGGCGAAGGCTATGCCGCTG
The nucleotide sequence above comes from Arthrobacter sp. KBS0702. Encoded proteins:
- a CDS encoding sugar MFS transporter gives rise to the protein MTRAAQAAEVTRWRNAVVAAYAFSGIAFASWVSRLPAIRDGLDLTPGNVGLLLLCMTLGSFVSVSASGLIVLRFGSKQTIRIGSIMVGVGLVVAGFGTSVLVNPLAVAAGLVVVGLGTASWNTASNVEGAAVERAVRRHIMPRLHGAFSLGTVAGAGAGAWAAGAGVPVFWHLGAVGLLVAASVATAAGWFRADVTPVEEKAFTPARTDTFEDPSTGPLPIISQATQGQEVPLDNKRQIAQAWRDRRTLLLGVLVLGLALAEGAAGDWVALALADGHGQSDAAGAAGYGLFVTFMTVGRFAGTLALDRFGRVPVMRWCAALAVAGLGLFVFAPVPWLAYVALAIWGLGASLGFPVGMSAAADDPVKAAARVSVVSTIGYGAFLCGPPLLGLLAEHVGILHSLLAVMVMLVVSFLLSPVARKAS